A region of Saccharomyces kudriavzevii IFO 1802 strain IFO1802 genome assembly, chromosome: 14 DNA encodes the following proteins:
- the SKP2 gene encoding putative SCF ubiquitin ligase complex subunit SKP2 (similar to Saccharomyces cerevisiae SKP2 (YNL311C); ancestral locus Anc_3.35) gives MKRLQLLSRSKYFSLVSSATKEEEEEEQEGRPDAKSRLLNRNNASGSKSLLLDDKSSLMCLPTKVLLLILRTLDFNTLVALCQVNSRFYNLITNEFLFQNVVLNSKLSLLKFNALIHSEFHTSNIISHGGDHSTQSKSQNVRFLVRSIEFKNPQSQDSLLKYSKFYNKSSQDSVIAGSYKLDSYNKDITKIQNIRLNDDTSVITSERIKLLDKFESNYFHYTYIELMLDIIDYLPNLTKVILSEVEPNFKIPLWYSVFNDGSRDFFKKIIKGQQSITNEDLRTFQLSKKFVKEYELKYYSLPRLKTLEIKASDKRQRTPNRQRHHQKLVLRPSIFCCFGIINELKLENIMIDTESLDTPMEFLPLFLKNENTELYSLQSPITTLTLNSCDIVPGNGILRLFHSYFRMVKHLSLLKINSKFDLLLCSCFQSLSNLTIDCNSKCFTNEQVVNESYYFQQRNFDIDDDFDDCNSMTETLFEASSDSKIITPPPTSSVVLSLNLNYVSRTTGNDASNNPSPNNNKKPAILTATQLQTFQRQRIPEFHSFYHYYRLLWERLPNKNISINVINIPFTNVYPLSPLSFWEHLARTMSSVDESDDVNDDGDDQATLIGYETNIARENVPIRNAAPNLRTVVDPESDVYHTYYWNNSVRRCLRDSLIKLKDRTIEYRDLDVEEFLQDVTLQNSFNDFQDPENFKDIPNINLWCFLRNLSKFKAVKIRMLRHFSSCTPRTRYDWELLLKPVLRVNVPVEVRDKDGFVLYSYGQK, from the coding sequence ATGAAACGATTACAGTTGTTGAGTAGATCAAAATACTTTTCGCTGGTTTCCAGTGCGAccaaggaagaagaagaagaagagcagGAAGGCAGGCCTGATGCCAAGAGCCGTCTGCTCAATAGAAACAATGCTAGCGGCTCAAAGTCGCTGCTGCTGGACGACAAATCGTCTCTCATGTGCTTACCAACAAAGGTTTTGCTGTTGATATTGCGAACCTTGGATTTCAACACTTTAGTAGCGCTCTGTCAGGTCAATTCGAGGTTCTATAATCTAATTACtaatgaatttcttttccaaaacgTCGTCTTGAATTCGAAGCTTTCCTTATTGAAGTTCAACGCTCTAATACATTCTGAATTTCACACCTCGAACATTATCTCGCACGGTGGCGATCACAGCACACAATCTAAATCGCAAAATGTAAGATTCCTTGTAAGATCCatcgaattcaaaaatccGCAATCTCAAGACTCGTTACTAAAATACAGCAAGTTCTATAATAAAAGCAGTCAAGATTCTGTTATTGCCGGGTCGTATAAGCTCGATTCATATAATAAAGACATAACAAAGATACAGAATATCAGATTGAACGATGATACTTCCGTCATAACCTCGGAACGAATCAAACTGCtggataaatttgaaagtAACTATTTCCATTACACTTACATTGAACTAATGCTTGATATTATAGACTATTTGCCGAATCTGACTAAGGTGATTTTGAGCGAAGTGGAACcgaatttcaaaattcccTTGTGGTATTCTGTATTCAACGATGGTTCTAGGGATTTTTTtaagaaaataatcaaGGGCCAGCAATCTATTACGAATGAAGATTTGAGAACTTTCCAACTATCTAAGAAATTTGTCAAGGAGTACGAATTGAAGTACTACTCATTGCCAAGGTTAAAGACCCTAGAAATTAAAGCCAGTGATAAGAGGCAAAGAACCCCCAATCGTCAACGCCATCACCAAAAACTTGTGTTAAGGCCGAGTATATTCTGTTGTTTTGGTATAATTAATGAACTtaaattggaaaatataaTGATTGATACAGAATCACTAGATACTCCAATGGAATTTCTACCcttgtttttgaagaatgaaaataCCGAACTTTATAGCTTACAATCTCCTATCACGACATTGACTCTAAATTCGTGTGATATAGTCCCTGGAAATGGAATATTACGGTTGTTTCACTCCTATTTTAGAATGGTCAAACATTTGTCGTTGCTGAAGATTAATAGCAAATTTGACTTACTATTATGCAGCTGTTTTCAATCGTTGTCCAATTTAACAATCGACTGTAATAGCAAATGTTTCACTAATGAACAGGTGGTCAACGAATCATATTACTTCCAACAACGAAATTTTGACAtagatgatgattttgatgattgCAATTCTATGACAGAAACATTATTCGAAGCGTCATCCGATTCGAAAATAATAACTCCCCCACCAACGTCTTCAGTTGTACTGTCTTTGAATCTGAACTACGTCTCTAGAACTACTGGGAATGATGCCTCAAACAACCCATCaccaaataataataaaaagcCCGCCATTCTAACCGCGACACAGTTGCAGACCTTTCAAAGGCAAAGGATACCCGAATTTCATTCGTTTTATCATTACTATAGGTTACTTTGGGAAAGGCTACCAAACAAGAATATTTCTATCAACGTTATCAATATCCCCTTTACCAATGTGTATCCGTTATCTCCATTATCCTTTTGGGAGCATCTAGCAAGGACAATGAGTAGTGTTGATGAGTCAGACGACGTTAACGATGATGGCGATGATCAAGCAACACTGATTGGCTACGAGACAAATATCGCAAGAGAGAATGTACCGATAAGAAATGCGGCTCCTAACCTGAGAACGGTGGTGGACCCTGAATCGGACGTTTATCACACTTACTACTGGAACAATTCTGTAAGGCGTTGCCTGAGAGATAGTTTGATCAAGTTGAAAGACAGGACAATAGAGTATAGAGACTTAGACGTGGAAGAATTTCTACAAGATGTGACACTGCAAAATTCTTTTAACGATTTTCAAGATCCggaaaattttaaagatATTCCAAACATTAATCTTTGGTGCTTCTTGAGAAACTTatcaaaattcaaagccGTTAAGATAAGAATGTTGAgacatttttcatcatgtACTCCTAGAACAAGATACGATTGGGAGTTATTATTGAAGCCAGTTCTGCGTGTGAATGTCCCCGTTGAAGTTCGGGATAAGGATGGGTTTGTTCTGTATTCATACGgacaaaaataa
- the ZIM17 gene encoding Zim17p (similar to Saccharomyces cerevisiae ZIM17 (YNL310C); ancestral locus Anc_3.36), which produces MSLRARTLLRNSILCTGLVTRNLLPRVSYNLCRASPRSPIHTSVIAYNETRKDDKKVHLRSFKVEKPKMMIAFTCKKCDTRSSHTMSKQAYEKGTVMISCPHCKVRHLIADHLKIFHDNHVTVEQLMKANGEKVSQDVGDLEFEDIPDSLKDVLGKYAKNNPEQTPHLPHPSQKE; this is translated from the coding sequence ATGAGTCTGAGAGCCAGAACGTTACTACGTAACAGCATACTGTGTACTGGGCTTGTTACCAGAAATTTGTTACCTCGGGTGAGCTACAACCTGTGCCGTGCCTCTCCTAGATCACCAATACATACCAGTGTCATCGCATACAATGAGACAAGAAAGGACGACAAAAAGGTCCACTTGAGGTCTTTTAAAGTGGAAAAACCTAAGATGATGATAGCTTTTACCTGCAAGAAATGTGACACGCGATCCTCCCACACGATGTCCAAGCAAGCTTATGAGAAGGGGACGGTCATGATTTCTTGTCCGCACTGCAAAGTCAGACATTTGATAGCAGACCACCTGAAAATCTTCCACGACAACCATGTCACCGTGGAGCAGTTGATGAAGGCCAACGGGGAGAAAGTCAGTCAGGATGTGGGCGACCTGGAATTCGAAGATATTCCAGATTCGTTGAAGGACGTTCTGGGAAAATACGCCAAGAACAACCCAGAACAGACGCCGCACCTACCTCATCCATCCCAGAAGGAATAA